The Methanomassiliicoccus luminyensis B10 genome includes a window with the following:
- the prf1 gene encoding peptide chain release factor aRF-1, translating to MAPDESDNDRMMEKRRYDFKRALEEIREIHGRGTELVSVYVPPDKQISDVANYLRGEYSQSQNIKSKRTNKAVTGAIESILAKLKYFKTPPANGVIFFVGEAPTAGDQTKQVSFVVEPPEPITTFMYRCDSEFYTEKLWDMLEVKQTFGLLVIDRSEATIGLLKGKRVIPVKNIQSLVPSKHGRGGQSALRFERLIEIAAHEFYKKVAETADDAFLAQGENLEGVLIGGPGPTKEFFVKEEYLHHELRKKIIDTFDTGYTDEYGLKELVEKAKDALTDLDLMREKQLVQKLLEEIRKSDDGLATYGEEQVRHALEIGAVDTLLISEGLRKKRVQLKCPQCGWEGKVTAVREEDAKCPKCPAASPEIVEVKDFVDDFYDEASKVGTKVELLSIDSEEGELLMKAFGGIAAILRYSIGGM from the coding sequence ATGGCTCCAGATGAGAGCGATAATGACAGGATGATGGAGAAGCGCCGGTACGACTTCAAGAGGGCCCTGGAGGAGATCCGGGAGATCCACGGCCGTGGCACCGAGCTCGTCTCCGTTTACGTCCCACCGGACAAGCAGATATCGGACGTCGCGAACTACCTTCGGGGTGAATACTCACAGTCACAGAACATCAAGAGCAAGAGGACCAACAAGGCCGTCACCGGGGCCATCGAGTCAATACTTGCCAAGCTGAAATACTTCAAGACCCCACCGGCTAACGGGGTCATCTTCTTCGTCGGCGAAGCCCCGACCGCGGGGGACCAGACCAAGCAGGTGTCCTTCGTAGTGGAGCCGCCGGAGCCTATCACCACCTTCATGTACCGATGCGACTCGGAGTTCTACACCGAGAAGCTGTGGGACATGCTGGAGGTCAAGCAGACCTTCGGGCTGCTGGTGATCGACCGCTCCGAAGCGACCATCGGCCTGCTCAAGGGCAAGAGGGTCATCCCCGTCAAGAACATCCAGTCCCTGGTGCCATCGAAGCACGGCAGGGGCGGGCAATCGGCGCTGCGTTTCGAGCGCTTGATCGAGATCGCGGCTCACGAGTTCTACAAGAAGGTGGCGGAGACGGCCGACGACGCGTTCCTCGCCCAGGGAGAGAACCTGGAAGGCGTTCTCATCGGCGGTCCGGGGCCGACCAAGGAGTTCTTCGTCAAGGAAGAGTACCTCCACCACGAGCTGAGGAAGAAGATAATCGACACCTTCGATACAGGATATACCGATGAGTACGGGCTCAAGGAGCTGGTGGAGAAGGCCAAGGACGCCCTCACCGACCTTGACCTGATGAGGGAGAAGCAGCTCGTCCAGAAGCTTCTGGAGGAGATCCGCAAGTCCGACGACGGCCTCGCCACGTACGGCGAGGAACAGGTCCGCCACGCCCTGGAGATAGGGGCGGTGGACACCCTGCTCATCTCCGAGGGCCTCCGGAAGAAGCGAGTCCAGCTGAAGTGCCCCCAGTGCGGCTGGGAGGGAAAGGTCACCGCGGTCAGGGAAGAGGATGCCAAGTGCCCCAAGTGTCCCGCCGCCAGCCCCGAGATCGTGGAGGTCAAGGATTTCGTCGACGACTTCTATGACGAGGCCAGCAAGGTCGGCACGAAGGTCGAGCTCCTTTCCATCGATTCGGAGGAAGGGGAGTTGCTCATGAAGGCCTTCGGCGGCATAGCGGCGATACTGAGGTACAGCATCGGAGGGATGTGA
- the pyrH gene encoding UMP kinase: MEKVVVSLGGSIIIPDDRDGEFLSKFASVLSKVSEEFEVYVVCGGGKIARYYIVTGRELQATEDELDDLGIQATRINARLVQLALKSRAIQTVPTTVEEAAALGGKGKVVIMGGTTPGHTTDGVSAALAEKVGASRVVNATSVDGVYTADPRKDKSARKYDRISFQQLREMLGGKHGAGSSHVFDPMGAEIVMRNKIPILVVAGRDLAEMERAIRGQRISGTVIDG, from the coding sequence ATGGAAAAGGTCGTTGTCTCACTGGGAGGCTCCATAATCATCCCGGATGACCGGGACGGGGAGTTCCTCTCCAAGTTCGCTTCCGTTCTCAGCAAGGTGTCCGAGGAGTTCGAGGTGTACGTGGTGTGCGGTGGGGGCAAGATCGCCCGTTACTACATCGTCACCGGGAGGGAGCTCCAGGCGACCGAGGACGAGCTTGACGACCTAGGGATCCAGGCCACCAGGATCAACGCCCGCCTGGTACAGCTAGCTCTGAAGAGCAGAGCGATCCAGACCGTGCCGACCACGGTGGAGGAGGCCGCCGCACTGGGTGGGAAGGGGAAGGTCGTAATCATGGGCGGAACGACCCCAGGGCATACAACCGATGGCGTCTCGGCCGCGCTGGCCGAGAAGGTCGGCGCATCGAGGGTCGTCAACGCCACCTCGGTGGACGGGGTGTACACCGCCGACCCCCGCAAGGACAAGAGCGCCAGGAAGTACGACCGCATCTCTTTCCAACAGCTCCGGGAGATGCTGGGCGGGAAGCATGGCGCCGGCAGCTCCCACGTGTTCGACCCCATGGGCGCGGAGATCGTTATGCGCAACAAGATCCCCATCCTGGTGGTAGCTGGCCGCGACCTCGCGGAGATGGAAAGGGCCATACGGGGGCAGAGGATCAGCGGGACGGTCATCGACGGCTGA
- a CDS encoding carboxymuconolactone decarboxylase family protein, producing MAEAKACKRSKNLKDELSAEDAVEEMGCRMGGYVPHALAHIREHNPELAVVIKELDRVMVEDGALDRKTKRLIALACVAVRMCEDCVYPQARVAANYGATKQEIVEAMHVAVVVGGVPSWSVAKKGLSQVFAEMEGEKTTKPVAKKPAAKKKK from the coding sequence ATGGCTGAAGCTAAAGCGTGCAAGAGGAGCAAGAACCTGAAGGACGAGCTCAGCGCCGAGGACGCCGTGGAGGAGATGGGATGCCGCATGGGCGGCTATGTCCCGCACGCTCTGGCCCACATCCGTGAGCACAACCCGGAGCTGGCCGTGGTCATAAAGGAACTTGACAGGGTCATGGTGGAGGACGGTGCGCTGGACCGGAAGACCAAGAGGCTCATCGCCCTCGCCTGCGTGGCTGTGAGGATGTGCGAGGACTGCGTGTATCCCCAGGCCAGGGTGGCCGCGAACTACGGCGCCACCAAGCAGGAGATCGTAGAAGCGATGCATGTAGCGGTCGTCGTTGGAGGCGTGCCGTCCTGGTCCGTCGCCAAGAAGGGGCTTTCCCAGGTCTTCGCCGAGATGGAGGGCGAGAAGACCACCAAGCCCGTGGCCAAGAAGCCGGCGGCGAAGAAAAAGAAGTGA
- a CDS encoding D-aminoacyl-tRNA deacylase, with amino-acid sequence MAIRLMVCSLADTVSVNIKDALLSQAPWSEEGEFEGHPVLRSGDMVMATVPGLHIFADDIDQRVSDALSVKVDEVVFMSRHKAASGQRSLTVHPIGNWRKADYGGREGELVPAAPGLMTALLRSLKAAASGLDFDVVFEVTHHGPRLASPTLFIEIGSNEASWGDKDAARALARALLEARVEDHPKAIGIGGGHYAPRFTEVSLAKKVSFGHMLPGYAMDLNDPASLSAMIGKALRSTGTDLAYLHKKSMKRSEASMVASLVADLGGRVIDSSDLQDL; translated from the coding sequence ATGGCGATCAGATTGATGGTTTGCAGCCTGGCGGACACGGTAAGCGTCAACATCAAGGACGCGCTGCTCTCCCAGGCTCCCTGGTCGGAGGAGGGCGAGTTCGAGGGTCATCCGGTCCTCAGGAGCGGGGACATGGTAATGGCCACCGTTCCCGGCCTTCACATCTTCGCCGATGACATAGACCAAAGGGTAAGCGACGCGCTGTCCGTCAAGGTGGACGAGGTCGTGTTCATGTCGCGCCACAAGGCCGCCTCCGGGCAGAGGTCGCTGACGGTCCATCCTATCGGCAACTGGAGAAAGGCGGACTACGGCGGGCGGGAGGGCGAGCTGGTGCCTGCCGCCCCGGGCCTGATGACCGCCCTGCTGCGCTCGCTGAAGGCCGCCGCCTCCGGCCTGGACTTCGACGTGGTGTTCGAAGTGACCCATCACGGCCCCCGGCTGGCGTCGCCCACTCTGTTCATCGAGATCGGGAGCAACGAGGCCTCCTGGGGCGACAAGGACGCCGCCAGAGCGCTGGCGAGGGCGCTGCTGGAGGCCAGGGTGGAGGACCATCCCAAGGCGATCGGGATCGGCGGCGGGCACTACGCGCCCCGCTTCACCGAGGTCAGCCTGGCCAAGAAGGTCAGCTTCGGCCATATGCTGCCCGGCTACGCCATGGACCTGAACGACCCGGCGTCGCTGTCAGCAATGATCGGCAAGGCGCTGAGGAGCACCGGGACCGATCTAGCATATCTTCATAAAAAATCGATGAAGAGGTCCGAGGCGTCCATGGTCGCCAGCCTGGTAGCAGACCTGGGCGGCCGGGTGATCGACAGCTCGGACCTCCAGGACCTCTGA
- a CDS encoding tetratricopeptide repeat protein, which yields MPGTLTVGERIILHLSQYSKFKDSYDAPFDISQDGIAAALRISRAHAAIELKKLKETGEVVEDLVHIKKGKTKRKVYFVSPAGEDRAARIKQFAESEGIDVRPFLDIRKCKGPEVWGSLDDELKTLFAQACVFRRPFMREALPETPVSLLPVDGDGTVDLPPELKAYVVGMVAPDLLKQYHSFAADYWLTNGDYRERLFHLLSAGRAREAEMLLSSRGSALLASADRDLMDIVWSFKEPSPRYRGRVLYAQAESARRAGEPDRALAKAEELLSSSDPRDRFDGAVVKGLALRERGDAGEALAALYAARDLHEGEANIPLECDIAETLMLTGQPAEARVVLERLISGGVKDGELLERIFYQLGTISLRAGDGAEAVRLFSKSRGASRDRENGELYMALSDAYVLMGMPEKATEFAARAKRVKGSRSGP from the coding sequence ATGCCCGGCACGCTGACCGTGGGAGAGAGGATCATCCTCCACCTGTCCCAATACTCGAAATTCAAGGACAGCTACGATGCCCCCTTTGACATAAGCCAGGACGGCATCGCCGCCGCGCTCCGCATCTCCAGGGCGCACGCGGCCATCGAGCTGAAGAAGCTGAAGGAGACCGGCGAGGTGGTGGAGGACCTCGTGCACATCAAGAAGGGGAAAACGAAGCGCAAGGTATACTTCGTCAGCCCGGCCGGAGAGGACCGGGCCGCCAGGATCAAGCAGTTCGCCGAGTCGGAGGGCATCGACGTCCGGCCGTTCCTGGACATCCGGAAGTGCAAGGGCCCCGAGGTATGGGGCAGCCTGGACGACGAACTCAAGACCCTGTTCGCGCAGGCCTGCGTGTTCCGCCGCCCCTTCATGAGGGAGGCGCTGCCGGAGACCCCGGTGTCCCTCCTTCCGGTGGACGGCGACGGCACCGTTGACCTCCCCCCTGAGCTGAAGGCCTACGTGGTCGGCATGGTCGCCCCCGACCTCCTGAAGCAGTACCATTCTTTCGCCGCCGACTACTGGCTCACCAACGGAGATTACCGCGAGAGGCTGTTCCACCTCCTCAGCGCCGGCCGGGCCAGGGAGGCGGAGATGCTGCTGTCCTCGAGGGGGAGCGCGCTGCTGGCGTCCGCCGACCGCGACCTCATGGACATCGTGTGGTCGTTCAAGGAGCCGTCCCCCCGCTACCGGGGGCGGGTGCTCTATGCGCAGGCCGAATCGGCCCGCCGGGCCGGAGAGCCGGACCGGGCACTGGCGAAGGCGGAGGAGCTGCTGTCATCATCGGACCCCCGCGACCGCTTCGACGGCGCCGTGGTGAAAGGGCTGGCGCTCCGGGAGAGGGGCGATGCCGGGGAGGCGCTGGCCGCCCTCTACGCCGCCAGGGACCTGCACGAGGGGGAGGCGAACATCCCCCTGGAGTGCGACATAGCCGAGACGCTGATGCTTACCGGCCAGCCAGCCGAGGCCAGGGTGGTGCTGGAGCGGCTCATCTCCGGCGGGGTGAAGGACGGCGAGCTGCTGGAGCGCATCTTTTACCAGCTGGGCACCATCTCGCTGAGGGCGGGGGACGGGGCGGAGGCGGTGCGCCTGTTCAGCAAGAGCAGGGGCGCATCGAGGGACCGCGAGAACGGCGAACTGTACATGGCGCTGTCGGACGCCTACGTGCTCATGGGAATGCCGGAAAAGGCGACCGAGTTCGCGGCGCGCGCCAAGAGGGTGAAGGGCTCAAGGTCCGGACCGTGA
- a CDS encoding tetratricopeptide repeat protein yields the protein MAASLTVGERIIIHLSQYAKFQDSYEVPIDISQDGIAAALRISRAHAALELKKLKDSKDVMERLSHIKRGKTKRKVYFLTRSGTDKAKDIKDFAEENNIDLSQYQDIRKCKGPELWKALDDKFKPVVAMSCVFRKPFYRDVLPDISVSLLPVDEKGMVDLPRELKEYVLSETDPEKVKDYHTIAADYWMRWDDLKEALYHLVNARRFADAEILVNSRYKELLLVPDDDLLEAVANIRDVTKGYSPMVHYVQAEVARRVGKAEYCLILTKVMEASSIPSERFNGYWIEGMLHMDRKEWHLAYRSFIRARGVYDDHINGALECNIAESLIRDEDYHEPKEILSRLIQHGFENPEDEARAYFLLGTIAIKTGDDDEALRMFSRSRQAMINKQVELLNDLSQLYTSMAMRDKALEMALLANNVKMSK from the coding sequence ATGGCGGCATCGCTCACCGTAGGAGAACGCATAATCATCCACCTGTCGCAGTACGCGAAGTTCCAGGACTCCTACGAGGTTCCCATCGACATAAGCCAGGACGGCATCGCCGCCGCGCTCCGCATCTCCAGGGCGCACGCCGCCCTGGAGCTGAAGAAGCTCAAGGACAGCAAGGACGTGATGGAGCGGCTCTCCCACATCAAGAGGGGCAAGACCAAGCGCAAGGTGTACTTCCTCACCCGCAGCGGGACCGACAAGGCCAAGGATATCAAGGACTTCGCCGAGGAGAACAACATCGACCTCAGCCAGTACCAGGACATCCGGAAGTGCAAGGGCCCGGAGCTGTGGAAGGCCCTCGATGACAAGTTCAAGCCAGTGGTGGCGATGTCCTGCGTGTTCCGCAAGCCGTTCTACCGCGACGTGTTGCCGGACATCAGCGTCTCCCTCCTTCCGGTGGACGAGAAGGGCATGGTCGATCTCCCCCGAGAGCTGAAGGAATACGTGCTGTCGGAGACCGACCCCGAGAAGGTCAAGGACTACCATACCATCGCCGCCGACTACTGGATGCGGTGGGATGATCTCAAGGAGGCATTGTACCACCTCGTTAACGCCAGGAGGTTCGCCGACGCCGAGATCCTGGTCAACAGCCGCTACAAGGAGCTTCTGCTCGTGCCGGACGACGACCTCCTGGAGGCGGTGGCCAATATCCGCGACGTGACCAAGGGCTACAGCCCCATGGTGCATTACGTGCAGGCCGAGGTGGCCCGCAGGGTGGGCAAGGCGGAGTACTGCCTCATCCTCACCAAGGTTATGGAGGCGTCCAGCATCCCGTCGGAAAGGTTCAACGGCTACTGGATCGAGGGCATGCTGCACATGGACCGCAAGGAATGGCACCTGGCATACCGCTCGTTCATCCGGGCCAGGGGCGTCTACGACGACCACATCAACGGCGCGCTGGAGTGCAACATCGCCGAGTCCCTGATCCGAGACGAAGATTATCACGAGCCCAAGGAGATATTGAGCCGCCTCATCCAGCACGGCTTCGAGAACCCCGAGGACGAGGCCCGCGCGTACTTCCTTCTCGGCACCATTGCCATCAAGACCGGGGACGACGACGAGGCCCTCAGGATGTTCTCCCGCTCGCGGCAGGCCATGATCAACAAGCAGGTGGAGCTGCTCAACGACCTGTCCCAGTTGTACACCTCCATGGCCATGCGGGACAAGGCGCTGGAGATGGCGCTCCTGGCCAACAACGTGAAGATGTCCAAGTGA
- the pheS gene encoding phenylalanine--tRNA ligase subunit alpha, with product MNVSEILEGLSANEAKLLLALDSLHGKGTPEQVFAAGGFEQPVEVMNAASWLQSKGLVQISEMARKVYSLKDRSVLDKGLPERRALNFLADCSGEVEMKDLSRAVAKEEASIALGWLRKKGLATVKKDDDRTVITITDKGRGMLLDQMDDERTLKALAEEDLPEDKLDKATIAALKSRQDMVNEKLVVSRTITVTGLGKEIIGMGIEVKDEVAQLIPELIQTGKWRDVTIRKYDVRTFAPAIYPGKKHPLTRIADEVREIFVDMGFQEIDEEYVQPAFWNMDALFIPQDHPAREMQDTFFLKNPAKIAPEDEDLVGKVCSMHECGGKTGSQGWGYKWCREESERALLRTHTTVNTIRHLWKHPEPPVKVFSLSKVFRKEAIDATHLPEFTQIEGIIMEKDASFDMLCGVIREFYRRMGFEDIRFRPGYFPYTEPSMEIEVRFKDTWMELGGSGIFRPEVTAPFGIEYPVLAWGFGFERLAMLRWNLKDLRDLYISDVDMLRQSPLL from the coding sequence ATGAACGTCTCGGAGATACTAGAGGGGCTCAGCGCCAACGAAGCGAAGCTCCTGCTGGCGCTGGACAGCCTGCATGGCAAGGGGACCCCTGAGCAGGTCTTCGCCGCGGGCGGGTTCGAGCAGCCGGTGGAGGTCATGAACGCGGCCTCCTGGCTCCAGTCCAAGGGCCTGGTGCAGATCTCCGAGATGGCCCGCAAGGTCTACTCTCTCAAGGACAGGTCCGTTCTGGACAAGGGCTTGCCCGAACGCAGGGCGCTGAACTTTCTGGCCGACTGCAGCGGCGAGGTGGAGATGAAGGACCTCTCCCGTGCCGTGGCCAAGGAGGAGGCGTCCATCGCCCTGGGCTGGCTGAGGAAGAAAGGCCTCGCCACCGTCAAGAAGGACGACGACCGCACCGTCATCACCATCACCGACAAGGGCCGCGGCATGCTCCTGGACCAGATGGACGACGAGAGGACGCTGAAAGCCCTCGCCGAGGAGGACCTGCCGGAGGACAAGCTGGACAAGGCCACCATCGCCGCTCTGAAGTCCCGCCAGGACATGGTGAACGAGAAGCTGGTGGTCAGCAGGACCATCACCGTCACCGGCCTGGGGAAGGAGATCATCGGCATGGGCATCGAGGTCAAGGACGAGGTCGCCCAGCTCATCCCCGAGCTGATCCAGACGGGGAAGTGGAGGGACGTCACCATCCGCAAGTACGACGTAAGGACCTTCGCTCCGGCCATCTATCCGGGCAAGAAGCATCCGCTCACCCGGATCGCCGACGAGGTCCGCGAGATCTTCGTGGACATGGGGTTCCAGGAGATCGACGAGGAGTACGTCCAGCCGGCCTTCTGGAACATGGACGCGCTGTTCATCCCCCAGGACCACCCTGCCCGGGAGATGCAGGACACCTTCTTCCTCAAGAACCCCGCCAAGATCGCCCCGGAGGACGAGGACCTCGTGGGAAAGGTGTGCTCCATGCACGAGTGCGGCGGGAAGACCGGCTCGCAGGGCTGGGGGTACAAATGGTGTCGCGAGGAGTCGGAGCGCGCGCTTCTGCGCACGCACACCACCGTCAACACCATACGCCACCTCTGGAAGCATCCCGAGCCACCGGTCAAGGTTTTCTCCCTAAGCAAGGTGTTCAGGAAGGAAGCTATCGACGCTACGCATCTCCCGGAGTTCACTCAGATCGAGGGGATCATCATGGAGAAGGACGCCAGTTTCGACATGCTGTGCGGCGTCATCCGCGAGTTCTACCGGCGCATGGGCTTCGAGGACATACGGTTCAGGCCAGGCTACTTCCCCTATACTGAGCCGTCCATGGAGATCGAGGTCCGGTTCAAGGACACCTGGATGGAGCTCGGCGGCTCCGGCATATTCCGACCTGAGGTCACCGCCCCGTTCGGGATAGAGTACCCGGTGCTGGCATGGGGCTTCGGCTTCGAGCGCCTCGCCATGCTCCGATGGAACCTCAAGGACCTCAGGGACCTGTACATCAGCGACGTGGACATGCTGCGCCAGAGCCCCCTGCTCTGA
- a CDS encoding GTP-binding protein translates to AKNLVDKEYTSSCGCAAVEITGDCICYQTEVLVDKIKRLSDVDHADFVMSDIPGCGIAALDHVYHKLNDAYRDDFELAPFIVIADPERLRTIMPEKADIHLPPEMEYLFRSQLAEADAVVLNKIDLLSDQETKRYVDFLRSFCPDTPVFAISAREKHNIGEVVDYVYSNKAKLKVVDIGYGGEEFMAAEGKLTWYNRRFYMVSSKDFDGNAFVDDFIESVRGKLRAADRNVPHLKVFATAEDGDIAKASLLGIDYRTEHDKKIRNHYDKLRVVVNARAACEAPVLEGLMNEAMEEVVGKYDGTSRVFFTECFGMMDEGRV, encoded by the coding sequence CGCCAAGAACCTGGTGGACAAAGAATATACTTCCTCATGCGGCTGCGCCGCCGTCGAGATCACGGGGGACTGCATCTGCTACCAGACCGAGGTGCTGGTGGACAAGATCAAAAGGCTCAGCGATGTGGACCACGCCGACTTCGTCATGTCCGACATCCCCGGATGCGGGATCGCTGCCCTAGACCACGTATACCACAAGCTCAACGACGCGTACAGGGATGATTTCGAGCTAGCCCCGTTCATCGTCATCGCGGACCCGGAAAGGCTCCGCACCATCATGCCGGAGAAGGCGGACATACACCTTCCCCCGGAAATGGAGTATCTCTTCAGGTCGCAGCTCGCCGAGGCGGACGCGGTCGTTCTGAACAAGATCGACCTCCTGTCCGATCAGGAGACCAAGAGGTATGTCGACTTTCTCAGGTCGTTCTGCCCGGACACGCCGGTCTTCGCGATCTCCGCCCGGGAGAAGCACAACATCGGGGAGGTCGTGGACTACGTCTACAGCAACAAGGCCAAGCTGAAGGTCGTCGACATCGGGTACGGCGGGGAGGAGTTCATGGCGGCGGAGGGCAAGCTCACCTGGTACAACCGCCGCTTCTACATGGTATCGAGTAAGGACTTCGACGGCAACGCCTTCGTGGACGATTTCATCGAGAGCGTCCGCGGGAAGCTGAGGGCCGCCGACCGCAACGTGCCTCACCTGAAGGTGTTCGCCACCGCGGAGGACGGGGACATCGCGAAGGCATCGCTTCTGGGCATAGACTACAGAACGGAGCATGACAAGAAGATCAGGAACCATTACGACAAGCTCCGCGTCGTGGTCAACGCCAGAGCGGCATGCGAGGCGCCGGTCCTGGAAGGCCTGATGAACGAGGCCATGGAAGAGGTCGTGGGGAAGTACGACGGCACCAGCCGGGTGTTCTTCACCGAGTGCTTCGGAATGATGGACGAGGGAAGGGTGTGA